A window from Cryptomeria japonica chromosome 1, Sugi_1.0, whole genome shotgun sequence encodes these proteins:
- the LOC131044650 gene encoding uncharacterized protein LOC131044650, with protein MKPMVTCDNRYALCHSLCFNTRLPSNKTPCNIKVVMGTSAGHMNTDMKDRSINSSRIYVYRGTSISALGQINNSNTDIKKIQSRYEETHIIAAGLKSNINNANPIHNNFNVNFSRMCNSCGGTNIASVGQIDNSSMKFKKISYCYEGTHKTIANIDNNANSMRSNMYANFHPTFNDAITNFNNNRNRSCDRIHSNMNANKTNYRNDNARILTSASHDNRILSTKKILSCYDGTHKISAGVRYTNNAYPIQNSFNLNFNSNSNTNKIKTRMNVNKTYNSYDASNSPTSGGQTNRLVLSNDKRLKLNRSSDRDFYSFPRFVTHVDDAFISTLTDLYRERIPPGAEVLDLMSSWVSHLPPEIQYKKVVGHGLNAQELARNPRLDYFFVKDLNEDQTLEANDCSFDAVLCTVSVQYLQQPEKVFAEIYRILRPGGLCIVSFSNRMFYEKAISAWREGTDYSRIQLVVQYFQCVTGFTQPEVVKKLPGSEAKSLFGWVLGLLGRMANDPFNAVIAYRNFKPV; from the coding sequence ATGAAGCCAATGGTCACGTGTGATAACAGGTATGCCTTATGTCATTCTCTCTGTTTCAATACAAGGCTCCCTTCTAACAAAACTCCCTGCAATATTAAAGTTGTAATGGGAACTTCAGCTGGCCACATGAATACAGATATGAAAGACAGAAGCATCAATTCCAGTAGAATATACGTGTATAGAGGCACCAGCATTTCTGCCCTTGGCCAAATCAATAATAGTAATACGGACATCAAAAAAATCCAAAGTCGTTATGAAGAAACCCACATAATTGCAGCAGGCTTAAAAAGTAACATCAACAATGCCAATCCAATTCACAACAATTTTAATGTCAATTTCAGTAGAATGTGCAACAGTTGTGGTGGTACCAACATCGCTTCAGTAGGCCAAATTGATAATAGCAGTATGAAGTTCAAAAAAATCTCTTACTGTTATGAGGGCACTCACAAAACTATAGCAAACATCGATAACAATGCTAATTCAATGCGCAGCAATATGTATGCCAATTTCCATCCAACCTTTAATGATGCCATCACCAATTTCAATAATAATAGAAACAGATCTTGCGACAGGATCCACAGCAATATGAATGCCAACAAAACCAACTACCGTAATGATAATGCCAGAATCCTCACTTCAGCTAGCCATGATAATCGCATTTTGAGCACCAAAAAAATCCTTAGTTGTTACGATGGCACCCACAAAATTTCAGCAGGCGTAAGATATACCAACAATGCTTATCCAATCCAAAACAGTTTCAATCTGAATTTCAATAGCAATAGCAATACCAACAAAATCAAGACCCGTATGAATGTCAACAAAACCTACAACAGTTATGATGCTTCCAACAGCCCCACTTCTGGGGGCCAAACCAACCGTCTGGTACTCAGCAATGACAAAAGGCTAAAACTTAATAGGTCATCAGACCGAGACTTCTATTCATTCCCAAGATTTGTTACTCATGTTGATGATGCTTTCATATCCACTCTCACAGATCTATACAGGGAAAGAATTCCTCCCGGCGCAGAAGTCTTAGACCTGATGAGCTCTTGGGTAAGCCATCTTCCACCTGAAATTCAATACAAGAAAGTAGTTGGCCACGGTCTTAATGCCCAAGAGCTTGCAAGGAACCCTAGGCTTGATTATTTTTTCGTAAAAGACCTAAATGAAGATCAAACTTTAGAGGCCAACGATTGTAGCTTCGATGCTGTTTTGTGCACAGTTAGTGTTCAATACCTTCAGCAGCCGGAGAAAGTTTTTGCAGAGATTTATCGGATCCTTAGACCTGGTGGGTTGTGCATTGTGAGCTTTAGCAATAGAATGTTTTATGAGAAAGCAATCAGTGCATGGAGAGAGGGTACAGATTATAGTAGAATTCAGCTTGTTGTGCAGTATTTTCAATGTGTCACAGGCTTCACACAGCCAGAGGTGGTGAAAAAATTACCCGGATCAGAAGCAAAGTCTTTATTTGGCTGGGTTTTGGGGTTACTGGGGAGAATGGCAAATGATCCATTTAATGCAGTTATTGCTTATAGAAATTTTAAACCTGTCTAG